The proteins below come from a single Eubacterium limosum genomic window:
- a CDS encoding oligosaccharide repeat unit polymerase produces MDKRNPESREVEELLEKKKDLFSLFSAFEDRIDHKISHLTDSAEIPVESIKQNITEPSGHYLEDPAEDLFEQAVLKSQQKTHEDGIIGFHTEEILGVEEALAELKKTDPVKPFKEEPVKEPAEVIEMPEDPVILTQAEPIPSFHSEILDAEPSEAAPQIPADIPLETEVSEPTLSVENQDNAGDLLKERIIRHDEEPMELPLGVDEPDLAEIDELLQEAEELMEDIPYSRYMAARAAVDKEVLDDNPLETSGNEEADFEAYDEDEEAFEEYEPDDSDVFETDSDEYDALFEEDDFEEDEDFDNEDSSLEEHSETEILFGEDEPEDEEFEEEYFSDEDEDEDIFQETVNDTIPEDATAHPFADFFEDTAETVKEDLFDELPLDEAPEEEYSDNNLDDVTYENVDAVSLGAFKYSAVSLRLILFVIAMLGMGVFTALSSGRFIAMDYLILFVLCIFVALTMDMSFNATLIVTVVIMLGCFGGLIYTFFTGGEVSMFHMFWFIIIPACLLTASGLVQKIKEVILANQLLNEELDSLYGEHEETLFENGEEE; encoded by the coding sequence ATGGATAAACGCAATCCAGAGAGCCGCGAAGTCGAAGAGCTTCTGGAAAAAAAGAAGGATCTTTTTTCCCTTTTCTCCGCCTTTGAGGACCGGATCGATCATAAAATATCCCATCTCACCGATTCCGCGGAAATCCCCGTGGAATCCATTAAACAGAACATCACAGAACCCTCCGGGCATTATCTGGAGGACCCTGCTGAGGATCTTTTTGAGCAGGCTGTTTTAAAGAGCCAGCAGAAAACCCACGAAGACGGCATCATTGGCTTCCACACCGAAGAAATCCTTGGCGTAGAGGAAGCCCTGGCCGAACTAAAAAAAACAGACCCCGTTAAGCCCTTCAAAGAAGAGCCTGTTAAGGAACCAGCTGAAGTCATTGAAATGCCGGAAGATCCCGTCATTCTTACACAGGCTGAACCTATCCCATCATTCCATTCGGAGATTTTAGATGCAGAACCGTCCGAGGCAGCCCCTCAGATACCTGCAGATATCCCACTGGAAACTGAAGTCTCTGAACCAACCCTTTCTGTCGAAAACCAGGATAATGCGGGTGACCTGCTAAAGGAAAGAATCATCCGTCACGACGAAGAACCCATGGAACTTCCGCTCGGTGTTGACGAGCCCGATCTGGCCGAAATCGACGAACTGCTGCAAGAAGCCGAAGAACTAATGGAGGATATCCCTTACAGCCGGTATATGGCCGCAAGAGCCGCCGTCGACAAGGAAGTTCTTGATGACAATCCACTGGAAACATCCGGGAACGAAGAAGCTGATTTTGAAGCTTATGATGAAGATGAAGAAGCTTTCGAAGAATATGAACCCGATGATTCCGACGTCTTTGAAACAGACAGTGACGAATACGACGCTCTTTTTGAAGAAGATGACTTTGAAGAGGATGAAGACTTCGACAACGAAGATTCCTCTTTAGAAGAGCACTCCGAGACGGAAATTCTTTTTGGCGAAGACGAGCCTGAGGACGAAGAGTTTGAGGAAGAATACTTCTCAGACGAAGACGAAGATGAAGATATTTTCCAGGAAACCGTCAACGACACGATTCCCGAAGATGCAACAGCCCATCCTTTTGCCGATTTTTTTGAAGATACTGCGGAGACCGTCAAGGAAGATTTGTTTGACGAGCTCCCATTGGATGAAGCCCCGGAGGAAGAATATTCTGATAACAATCTGGATGATGTCACTTACGAAAACGTTGATGCCGTTTCCCTCGGCGCCTTTAAATATTCCGCCGTTTCCTTGCGCCTGATTTTATTTGTTATTGCCATGCTAGGCATGGGGGTATTTACTGCCCTGTCCTCGGGACGTTTTATTGCTATGGACTACCTGATTCTTTTTGTTCTGTGCATTTTTGTGGCCCTGACCATGGATATGTCCTTCAACGCTACCCTTATCGTGACTGTTGTCATCATGCTCGGATGCTTTGGTGGACTGATATACACCTTCTTTACCGGCGGCGAAGTCAGTATGTTTCACATGTTCTGGTTTATCATCATCCCAGCCTGCCTGCTGACAGCCTCTGGCCTGGTCCAGAAAATTAAAGAAGTTATCCTCGCAAACCAGCTGCTTAATGAGGAGCTGGACAGCCTCTACGGCGAACATGAGGAGACTTTGTTCGAGAATGGCGAGGAAGAATAA
- a CDS encoding TatD family hydrolase: MLADSHAHLDDERFENEVDTIIENARNAGIGFILNPGTEEGTSTRAVELSQTYDIVYAGVGFHPSDCVSFDKNKHPKMIRKWCELDKVLAIGEIGLDYYYDDGAPRDLQKKVFEEQIDLANELKKPIIVHDRDAHGDSMDMVKSCLDPNVGGVFHSYSGSVEMAKILLDFGLYLSIGGPLTFKNSRKAPDVVKYMPMDRLLIETDSPYLTPVPYRGKRNEPAYVRFVAEKVAEIKEITVEEVQETTFENCRRLFGV, from the coding sequence ATGTTAGCAGACAGCCACGCGCATTTAGATGACGAGCGCTTTGAAAATGAAGTGGATACGATTATCGAAAACGCCCGAAATGCCGGTATTGGTTTTATTTTAAACCCCGGCACCGAGGAGGGCACCAGCACCCGCGCCGTAGAACTGAGCCAGACCTACGATATTGTTTATGCCGGTGTCGGGTTTCATCCCTCTGACTGCGTGTCGTTTGATAAAAATAAACACCCGAAGATGATCAGGAAGTGGTGTGAACTGGATAAAGTACTGGCCATTGGAGAGATTGGCCTGGATTATTATTATGACGACGGCGCCCCGAGAGATTTGCAGAAGAAGGTTTTTGAGGAACAGATCGATCTGGCAAATGAACTGAAAAAGCCCATCATCGTTCACGACCGCGATGCTCATGGTGATTCTATGGATATGGTAAAATCCTGTCTTGATCCCAATGTCGGCGGGGTATTTCACAGCTATAGCGGAAGTGTTGAGATGGCCAAAATTTTGCTTGATTTTGGGCTCTATCTCTCCATCGGCGGCCCCCTGACCTTTAAAAATTCCAGAAAAGCTCCCGATGTGGTTAAGTATATGCCGATGGACCGGCTTCTCATCGAAACCGACAGCCCTTACCTTACCCCAGTCCCCTACCGGGGAAAACGCAACGAGCCCGCCTATGTCCGTTTTGTGGCCGAAAAGGTTGCGGAGATTAAGGAGATTACAGTGGAAGAGGTGCAGGAAACAACGTTTGAGAATTGTCGGAGATTGTTTGGCGTTTAA
- a CDS encoding CRISPR-associated helicase/endonuclease Cas3, whose protein sequence is MSFSKKVNSYFEKTPVFDFAGLIETDKPFYAHIKDEKRPEPLQDHLDLTLDYFDRLCREKHLESVFRRLEKNFFPDCARETVSLWREMILNTLYLHDIGKINPNFQRDKMQNKAFSRTESNNQNHSAFSARVYFDYYYQKIDTVEDDRQYDLFFVFLLLNTFVIQKHHGSLTEFSVFLERFENDLSETKEELGAYRNLTTFDTAAGLGLFFEERLNIIQKNNPWKCVDFYIYTRFLYGILVACDFYATSEYMNGAPVDDFGVLDDIAPYLDAFNADPVTKNIRKIKRDQAPDGDINILRSRLFLEAEENLLQNQEDNVYYLEAPTGSGKTKTSINLALQLIKKDRQLNRILYVFPFNTLVEQTRDSLEECFGKALGEKMGVINSITPIKKYGETTDEGEWDYTRQDKIDYEKSLLARQFMHYPIVLTTHVKFFEGIFGTSREAVFPLAHLANSVIILDEIQSYKNRIWKEIIIFLKAYARILNFKVIIMSATLPDLNRLSVGDDKVTYLVKNREFYFQNPLFKDRVELDFSMLELEPEETFDALLKKVLEVSNALRKNPDAENKIVVEFIKKASAVDFYNRLKDVVENDLVSIELMTGDDHKAERKRIISQVRTTENIILVATQVIEAGIDIDMDIGFKDTSILDAEEQFLGRINRSCRKKSAIVYFFNLDSPDMIYQKDIRKADKLKLTGANKAMQEILINKEFSKFYDCVLEGLEAQSRKENDLNLEVFRDRHLWTFNFPEIQERMRLIDDNRRKVSLFLNMRVNSEDGGMLVGSEVWKSYEALLQDAAMPYAEKRVRLSEVQAKMDYFIYEIDKSFADACVLCPDELLGELYYFKDGEPFFENGKFSREKLKCENDFL, encoded by the coding sequence ATGTCTTTTTCTAAAAAAGTAAATTCCTATTTTGAAAAGACGCCAGTTTTTGATTTTGCAGGGCTTATCGAAACCGATAAGCCCTTTTATGCACACATCAAGGATGAAAAAAGACCGGAACCATTACAGGATCATCTGGATTTAACTCTGGATTATTTCGATCGTCTGTGCCGGGAAAAACATCTGGAAAGTGTGTTCAGACGTCTGGAAAAAAACTTTTTTCCAGACTGTGCCAGAGAAACGGTGTCTTTGTGGCGCGAAATGATTTTGAATACCCTTTATCTGCATGACATTGGAAAGATTAATCCCAATTTTCAGCGGGATAAAATGCAAAATAAGGCTTTTAGTCGCACTGAATCCAATAACCAGAACCACTCCGCTTTTTCAGCCCGCGTTTATTTTGATTATTATTATCAAAAAATTGATACGGTAGAGGACGACCGGCAGTATGATTTGTTTTTCGTTTTTCTGCTGCTCAACACCTTTGTCATCCAAAAGCATCATGGCAGTCTGACGGAATTCAGCGTTTTTCTGGAACGGTTTGAGAATGATTTGAGCGAGACGAAAGAGGAGCTCGGGGCTTACAGGAATCTGACGACTTTTGACACCGCCGCTGGGCTCGGTTTGTTTTTCGAGGAAAGGCTGAATATTATACAAAAAAATAACCCGTGGAAATGTGTGGATTTTTACATCTATACCCGATTCCTCTACGGAATTTTAGTTGCCTGCGATTTCTACGCAACCTCAGAATACATGAACGGCGCTCCGGTTGATGATTTTGGCGTATTGGATGATATTGCACCCTATCTGGATGCGTTCAACGCCGATCCCGTCACAAAAAACATCCGAAAAATTAAAAGAGATCAGGCACCTGATGGCGATATTAATATTTTAAGAAGCCGGTTGTTTTTAGAAGCAGAAGAAAATCTGCTGCAAAACCAAGAGGATAATGTGTACTATTTAGAGGCGCCCACGGGCTCTGGGAAGACGAAAACCTCCATCAATCTGGCTTTGCAGCTCATAAAAAAGGATCGACAGCTCAACCGGATTCTCTACGTTTTTCCCTTCAACACCCTGGTGGAGCAAACCCGGGATTCCCTGGAAGAATGTTTTGGGAAAGCGCTCGGCGAAAAAATGGGGGTCATTAACAGCATTACACCCATCAAGAAATACGGGGAAACGACCGATGAAGGCGAGTGGGATTACACAAGGCAGGATAAAATTGATTATGAAAAATCTCTGCTGGCACGGCAGTTTATGCACTATCCCATTGTGCTGACCACCCATGTAAAATTTTTTGAGGGTATTTTCGGAACAAGCCGTGAGGCGGTATTTCCGCTGGCGCATCTGGCGAATTCCGTCATCATTCTCGATGAAATACAGAGCTATAAAAACCGGATCTGGAAGGAAATCATTATCTTTCTGAAAGCCTATGCGCGTATTTTGAATTTTAAAGTGATCATTATGTCCGCAACCCTGCCAGATTTAAACCGGCTCAGTGTTGGAGATGATAAGGTGACTTATCTCGTGAAAAACCGGGAATTTTATTTTCAGAACCCCCTGTTTAAAGACAGAGTAGAGCTGGATTTCTCTATGCTGGAGCTGGAACCGGAAGAAACCTTTGATGCGCTTTTAAAAAAGGTCCTCGAGGTTTCAAATGCGCTCAGGAAAAATCCAGACGCTGAAAACAAGATTGTGGTTGAGTTTATCAAAAAAGCTTCGGCTGTTGATTTCTATAACCGTTTGAAGGACGTTGTGGAAAATGATCTGGTATCCATTGAACTGATGACCGGGGATGACCACAAGGCGGAGCGAAAACGGATTATCAGCCAGGTGAGAACAACAGAAAATATCATACTGGTAGCCACCCAGGTCATAGAAGCAGGCATTGATATCGACATGGACATTGGTTTTAAAGACACCTCTATTTTGGACGCCGAGGAACAGTTTCTCGGGAGAATCAACCGTTCCTGCAGGAAAAAAAGCGCCATCGTGTATTTTTTCAATCTGGATTCACCCGATATGATTTATCAGAAGGATATCCGTAAAGCCGATAAATTGAAGCTGACCGGCGCCAACAAGGCCATGCAGGAAATCTTGATCAATAAAGAATTTTCAAAATTTTATGACTGCGTTTTAGAAGGCCTTGAGGCGCAGAGCCGAAAAGAAAATGATTTAAATCTGGAAGTTTTTCGTGACCGGCATCTGTGGACTTTCAATTTTCCCGAGATACAGGAAAGGATGCGCCTGATTGACGATAATCGGAGAAAGGTATCTCTGTTTCTCAATATGAGGGTCAACAGCGAAGACGGCGGAATGCTCGTTGGAAGCGAGGTGTGGAAATCCTATGAAGCGCTATTGCAGGATGCGGCGATGCCTTATGCTGAAAAGCGGGTTCGTCTGTCAGAGGTGCAGGCAAAGATGGACTATTTTATCTATGAAATTGACAAAAGCTTTGCTGATGCCTGTGTGTTGTGCCCTGACGAACTTTTGGGTGAGCTGTACTATTTTAAGGACGGTGAACCGTTCTTTGAAAATGGAAAATTCAGTCGTGAAAAACTAAAGTGTGAAAACGACTTTCTGTGA
- a CDS encoding prephenate dehydrogenase: METLKGKTVSFIGLGLMGGALAMGIRKQGPDKICAFDINEEVLEDALRKEVIDWGVSEPEGIRQILGVSDLVVICLYPQLALDFILEYMEDFKENAVITDITGVKKLLVDHLKGVLREDLDLILGHPMAGSEKEGFGNADDAIFKERNYILVPQPENKPENLSFIKEIIRNLGFVNIVETTAEVHDQKIAFTSQLCHVIASALVDSEDDLHITDYEGGSFGDLTRIAMINAGMWTELFICNKEALVDQIEKFEKSMDTMKKMIQAEDSDGLTEILSNVRKKRITMEVDRQNKTSAKTQKA, encoded by the coding sequence ATGGAGACATTAAAAGGAAAAACCGTCAGCTTTATCGGTCTGGGACTCATGGGCGGCGCACTGGCCATGGGCATCCGAAAGCAAGGGCCGGATAAGATCTGTGCCTTTGACATTAATGAAGAAGTCCTGGAGGACGCCCTGAGGAAAGAGGTTATCGACTGGGGTGTCAGCGAACCGGAAGGGATCCGCCAGATTCTGGGAGTATCTGATCTGGTGGTGATTTGTCTTTATCCACAGCTTGCGCTGGATTTTATTTTGGAATATATGGAGGACTTCAAAGAGAACGCTGTTATCACTGATATTACCGGCGTTAAAAAGCTGCTGGTCGATCATCTCAAGGGAGTACTTCGGGAGGATCTGGATTTGATTCTGGGCCACCCGATGGCCGGCAGCGAAAAAGAAGGCTTCGGCAATGCAGATGATGCCATTTTTAAGGAGCGCAATTATATTTTAGTTCCTCAGCCGGAAAACAAACCGGAAAATTTATCCTTTATCAAGGAGATTATCCGCAATCTGGGCTTTGTGAATATTGTAGAAACCACCGCAGAAGTCCACGACCAGAAGATCGCCTTTACTTCGCAGCTCTGCCACGTTATCGCCAGTGCCCTGGTAGACAGTGAGGATGACCTCCACATCACGGATTATGAAGGCGGCAGCTTCGGAGATCTCACACGCATTGCCATGATCAATGCAGGCATGTGGACAGAGCTGTTTATCTGCAATAAGGAAGCACTGGTAGATCAGATTGAAAAGTTTGAAAAAAGTATGGACACCATGAAAAAAATGATCCAGGCTGAGGATAGTGACGGACTCACAGAAATTTTAAGCAATGTTCGGAAGAAAAGAATTACCATGGAAGTGGACCGTCAGAATAAAACATCGGCGAAAACACAAAAAGCTTAA
- the cas2 gene encoding CRISPR-associated endonuclease Cas2 yields the protein MSANKKFNYNYAFVFYDVNEKRVAKIFKICKKYLVHYQKSVFRGDITPSKLIALKNELKKIIVEDEDFVCIVKLLNGNVFGEEVMGISESSEDLFL from the coding sequence ATGAGTGCAAATAAAAAATTTAATTATAATTATGCCTTCGTGTTTTATGATGTCAATGAAAAGCGTGTGGCTAAAATTTTTAAAATTTGTAAAAAATATCTTGTGCATTATCAGAAATCTGTATTCAGAGGAGACATAACCCCTTCAAAATTGATTGCCCTGAAAAACGAACTGAAAAAAATTATTGTTGAAGATGAAGACTTCGTCTGTATTGTAAAACTGCTGAATGGAAATGTCTTTGGAGAAGAAGTCATGGGCATCTCCGAATCCTCAGAAGACCTTTTTCTGTAG
- the cas5b gene encoding type I-B CRISPR-associated protein Cas5b, with the protein MKALRFLLRGKTAFFKQPDVNTYCYYTYGCIHKVALLGIFGAMMGFRGYNGQTKVETYPEFYEKLKNLKVSICPLNEKGYIPKKVQTFNNSVGYASKEEGGNLIVKEQWLENPKWEITFLIDDSQSENLAERILESRFEFLPYLGKNDHTAVIENVEEVELEAETKRENLRVYGLFPADQGSLSEDSARRPFGREVPYKYQERLPVALEPACNQYVTQAMIYTNQRISLTDAASVFRLEERHYVFF; encoded by the coding sequence ATGAAAGCCCTGAGATTTCTGTTAAGGGGGAAGACCGCCTTTTTTAAACAGCCGGATGTCAATACTTACTGCTATTATACCTACGGCTGTATCCATAAGGTCGCTCTGCTGGGAATATTTGGTGCGATGATGGGCTTCCGGGGGTATAACGGACAGACTAAAGTAGAAACTTACCCAGAATTTTATGAAAAGCTGAAGAATCTGAAAGTATCTATCTGCCCGTTGAATGAAAAGGGCTATATTCCCAAAAAGGTACAGACCTTTAACAATTCGGTGGGCTATGCCTCCAAGGAGGAAGGCGGGAACCTCATCGTCAAGGAACAATGGCTGGAAAATCCGAAGTGGGAGATCACTTTTCTCATAGACGATTCACAGTCTGAGAACCTCGCGGAGCGGATTTTAGAATCCCGGTTTGAGTTTTTACCCTACCTTGGAAAAAACGACCATACTGCAGTCATCGAAAATGTGGAGGAAGTGGAACTGGAGGCAGAGACAAAAAGGGAGAATTTGAGAGTATACGGACTTTTTCCAGCGGATCAGGGCAGTCTGTCAGAGGATTCTGCCCGCCGCCCCTTTGGCCGGGAAGTACCGTACAAATACCAGGAACGACTTCCGGTAGCTCTGGAACCAGCGTGTAACCAATACGTGACACAGGCGATGATCTACACGAATCAGCGGATTTCTCTGACCGATGCGGCCAGCGTTTTCCGTCTGGAGGAGAGACATTATGTCTTTTTCTAA
- a CDS encoding CRISPR-associated protein Cas4: protein MKVNGTLVNYYFHCKRQCWLHGNRINLESNSEDVKIGKALHEIRAEESESTEISIENIRLDKITKDYLVEVKKSDADYEAVKWQVLFYLKVLKDKGIKRRGKIEFIEKKKAERKIYYEDLTQEREKELEEVICAIEILLESTFPPERETDKKCRQCAYFDYCVL, encoded by the coding sequence ATGAAGGTTAACGGAACTCTGGTCAATTATTATTTTCATTGCAAAAGACAGTGCTGGCTGCATGGAAACCGCATCAACCTGGAAAGCAACAGTGAAGATGTGAAAATTGGAAAAGCTTTGCACGAGATAAGGGCAGAAGAAAGTGAATCGACGGAAATCAGCATTGAGAATATCCGTTTAGATAAGATTACGAAGGATTATCTGGTCGAGGTAAAAAAATCGGATGCGGATTATGAAGCGGTCAAATGGCAGGTACTGTTTTATTTAAAGGTTCTGAAAGATAAGGGAATTAAGCGCAGAGGAAAAATTGAATTTATCGAAAAGAAAAAGGCTGAGCGGAAAATCTATTATGAGGATTTAACCCAAGAGCGCGAAAAAGAATTGGAGGAAGTAATTTGCGCCATTGAGATACTCCTGGAAAGCACTTTCCCGCCTGAGCGGGAGACGGATAAAAAGTGTCGTCAATGCGCGTATTTTGACTACTGTGTTTTATAG
- the cas6 gene encoding CRISPR-associated endoribonuclease Cas6 — protein sequence MQVYEGRLKVFLLKDISINSVQEKISALIDKALVQNEKMAVFHQKISYKNYCFSGFYPVESERVYRQDKIYTIQIRTIDENLMNYFKEHLINAYTEEMKSLNMTVRRIKKIPISRIYTLTPLIQKFDGGYWKEIVTLDEFERRLKENLIKKYNNFTGEKCDEDFELYTHLQFDNKGPISCPYKGITLLGDKITLQLAQNPMAQELAYMALGCGLGENNARGNGFCGYRYL from the coding sequence ATGCAGGTTTACGAAGGACGGTTAAAAGTATTTTTACTCAAGGATATTTCAATTAATTCAGTTCAGGAAAAAATCAGCGCTTTGATTGACAAAGCGCTGGTGCAGAATGAAAAAATGGCGGTGTTTCATCAAAAAATCAGCTATAAAAATTATTGCTTTTCAGGTTTTTATCCAGTAGAGAGTGAGAGAGTCTACAGACAGGATAAAATTTACACCATACAGATACGGACAATAGATGAAAATTTGATGAATTATTTCAAGGAACACCTCATCAATGCTTATACCGAAGAGATGAAGTCCCTGAACATGACTGTAAGAAGAATCAAAAAAATTCCCATTAGCCGAATCTACACTTTAACGCCACTCATCCAGAAATTCGATGGCGGTTACTGGAAAGAGATTGTCACACTTGATGAATTTGAACGGAGGCTTAAGGAAAACCTGATCAAAAAATATAATAATTTCACGGGTGAAAAATGTGATGAAGACTTTGAACTTTACACACATCTGCAATTTGACAACAAAGGCCCGATTTCCTGTCCCTATAAAGGAATTACATTATTGGGAGACAAGATTACTTTACAGCTTGCACAAAACCCCATGGCTCAGGAGCTCGCGTACATGGCACTGGGCTGCGGGCTCGGTGAAAACAATGCCAGGGGAAATGGGTTCTGCGGTTATAGATACCTTTAG
- the cas1b gene encoding type I-B CRISPR-associated endonuclease Cas1b, producing MGTTKYLTSMGELSRKDNSLCFRVGSRNKYIPVEQVSEIYCMSEISLNTKLLDFLAKNEIIVHFFNYYGGYSGTFYPKEHLVSGRLLIAQVKAFENRRLGIAKAIVGGIGKNIDELLYHYYKHDKKDVKPTIDWIRHNLPDRLDKAEDIKQVLQAEGETWQRFYSSFQYFLPEDFIMNKRVKRPPDNPTNALVSFGNSLLYSKTVSVIYQTHLDQRISFLHEPSEGRFSLSLDLCEVFKPAIVFKTIFDVVNNRKLQVDKHFEKKLNYCILNEEGRKIFITAFEARLDSVFEHPKLKRKTSYRTALKLDCYKLIKDILEEKPFIPFNMGEKL from the coding sequence ATGGGAACAACAAAGTATTTGACCTCTATGGGTGAGCTGAGCCGAAAGGATAATTCGCTGTGTTTTCGAGTGGGCAGCCGCAACAAGTATATCCCAGTTGAGCAGGTCAGTGAGATTTATTGTATGTCTGAAATATCGCTGAACACCAAGCTGTTGGATTTTCTGGCGAAAAATGAAATCATCGTGCATTTTTTCAACTATTACGGCGGTTACAGCGGTACCTTTTATCCCAAAGAGCATTTGGTCAGCGGGAGACTGCTCATCGCGCAGGTAAAGGCATTTGAAAATCGGCGTTTAGGCATTGCGAAAGCCATCGTAGGCGGCATTGGAAAAAATATTGATGAATTGCTGTATCATTATTACAAGCATGATAAAAAAGATGTCAAGCCGACCATTGACTGGATCAGGCATAACCTGCCTGATCGACTCGATAAAGCAGAGGATATCAAGCAGGTTTTACAGGCCGAGGGCGAAACCTGGCAACGGTTTTACAGCAGCTTTCAGTATTTTCTGCCTGAAGATTTTATCATGAATAAAAGGGTCAAGCGGCCCCCGGATAATCCAACCAACGCTTTGGTCTCCTTTGGGAACAGCCTACTGTACAGCAAAACCGTGTCGGTGATTTACCAGACCCATCTTGACCAGCGGATCAGCTTTCTTCATGAGCCTTCAGAGGGACGTTTTTCTCTGAGCCTCGATTTATGCGAAGTTTTTAAACCGGCCATTGTTTTTAAGACAATTTTTGATGTGGTCAATAACCGAAAACTACAGGTAGACAAGCATTTTGAAAAAAAGCTGAATTATTGTATTCTGAATGAGGAGGGTCGAAAAATTTTTATTACAGCCTTTGAAGCCCGTTTGGACAGTGTATTTGAGCATCCAAAGCTTAAACGAAAGACAAGCTATCGGACTGCGTTGAAGCTGGACTGCTATAAGCTGATCAAAGACATTCTTGAGGAAAAGCCATTTATCCCCTTTAATATGGGAGAAAAGCTATGA
- a CDS encoding type I CRISPR-associated protein Cas7 produces the protein MNKRVYGVLGIKSIMANWNADFSGMPKAISTGEVFGSDKAFKYPMKKMWDEQGEKVLYIKSFKAEEDKKEGIKVRPRSLKERYEQIFEVEDLKKTNDNKAVLTNLFKAIDVKNFGATFAEGGNNTSITGAVQITQGFNQYDGHNVEEQQILSPFRDGTKEDAEQSTLGTKIVSNEAHYFYGFAINPTAYKDFVEMGVTEGYTEADYKKFKEAALIAATAFNTNAKVGCENEFGLFVETEADLYLPDLAQFIRFEKTEDNEKGVISLGLDKLLNAFGDRILSIEIYYNPLTTLLEGSLDKAEAYHIFTKEAL, from the coding sequence ATGAATAAACGTGTTTACGGTGTACTTGGAATTAAATCGATTATGGCTAATTGGAATGCGGATTTTAGCGGCATGCCAAAAGCGATTTCCACAGGTGAGGTGTTTGGCAGTGACAAAGCCTTTAAATACCCTATGAAAAAAATGTGGGATGAACAGGGAGAAAAGGTGCTCTATATTAAATCCTTTAAAGCAGAAGAAGACAAAAAAGAAGGCATCAAGGTGCGTCCGCGCTCGTTAAAAGAGCGCTATGAGCAGATTTTTGAGGTAGAGGATCTTAAAAAAACAAATGATAATAAGGCGGTGTTAACCAACCTTTTTAAGGCCATAGATGTCAAAAACTTTGGTGCGACCTTTGCGGAGGGCGGTAATAACACCTCCATCACCGGAGCAGTTCAGATTACCCAGGGTTTTAATCAATATGACGGCCACAATGTTGAAGAGCAGCAGATTCTGTCACCTTTCCGGGATGGTACAAAGGAAGATGCCGAGCAGTCCACCCTCGGCACAAAAATTGTCAGCAACGAAGCCCATTATTTTTACGGCTTTGCCATTAATCCGACAGCCTATAAAGATTTTGTGGAGATGGGTGTAACCGAAGGCTATACCGAAGCCGATTATAAAAAATTCAAGGAAGCCGCTTTAATCGCCGCCACGGCCTTTAACACCAACGCAAAGGTTGGCTGTGAGAATGAGTTTGGCCTGTTTGTGGAAACGGAAGCAGATCTGTACTTACCAGATTTAGCGCAGTTTATCCGATTTGAAAAAACAGAGGATAATGAAAAAGGCGTCATATCTTTAGGGTTAGACAAGCTGTTAAACGCCTTTGGAGACCGGATTTTATCCATAGAAATCTATTATAATCCCCTGACGACGCTCCTGGAAGGCAGTTTGGATAAGGCGGAGGCCTACCATATTTTCACAAAGGAAGCGCTCTAA